A genomic window from Halanaerobiaceae bacterium ANBcell28 includes:
- a CDS encoding aminotransferase class V-fold PLP-dependent enzyme: MLIKSPYRQDVLGVDTMVPLINNKISKYINFDNAATTPPLKVVMEALNEFAPWYSSIHRGKGYKSLLSSKLYEEAREIVANFVNADLKKNTIIFLKNTTEAINKIAYRYCQSEKKQNCVILSTDMEHHSNDLPWRDKYTIDYINIDNRGLLSLEDLESKLIKYKEKTRLVTVSGASNVTGYINPLHKIAGLCHQYGAKLLVDGAQLVPHEVVRMKRKNENENIDFLVFSAHKMYAPFGIGVLIGPKEFFNKGEPEDKGGGTVKVVTHKEVYWDNPPYKDEAGTPNIMGVVALTAAIKKLQELGMRKISTYEEELTMYTLAQLKNIPEIDLYNYKSAKKVAIIPFNIKGLSHEKVAKILAEEYGIGIRNGCFCAQPYIQKLLKVSENDIIKHIKNPQGEHPGLLRISLGMYNEKEEVDYLLKSLNDIINKLITPSYF, from the coding sequence ATGCTAATTAAATCTCCATACCGCCAAGATGTTCTTGGAGTTGACACAATGGTTCCGTTAATAAACAATAAAATAAGCAAGTACATAAACTTTGATAATGCAGCTACTACTCCTCCTCTGAAGGTCGTTATGGAAGCATTAAATGAATTTGCTCCCTGGTATTCTTCAATACATAGGGGTAAGGGCTATAAATCTTTATTATCTTCAAAATTATATGAAGAAGCTCGTGAAATAGTAGCTAACTTTGTAAACGCTGATTTGAAAAAAAATACTATAATATTTCTGAAAAATACAACTGAAGCAATAAATAAAATAGCCTATCGTTACTGTCAATCAGAAAAGAAACAAAATTGTGTTATATTATCTACAGACATGGAGCATCATTCCAATGACTTACCCTGGAGAGATAAATATACTATTGATTATATCAATATTGATAATAGGGGTTTACTTTCCTTAGAAGATTTAGAATCAAAACTAATAAAATATAAGGAGAAAACTAGGCTAGTCACAGTTAGTGGAGCCTCAAATGTTACTGGTTATATAAATCCTTTGCATAAGATAGCTGGTTTATGTCATCAATACGGTGCAAAATTATTAGTAGATGGAGCTCAATTAGTCCCACATGAAGTAGTAAGAATGAAAAGGAAAAACGAAAATGAAAATATTGACTTTTTAGTTTTTTCAGCTCACAAAATGTATGCGCCTTTTGGTATAGGTGTCCTAATCGGACCTAAAGAGTTTTTTAACAAAGGAGAACCTGAAGACAAAGGAGGAGGTACTGTTAAAGTTGTGACTCACAAAGAAGTATATTGGGATAACCCACCCTATAAAGATGAAGCAGGAACACCGAATATTATGGGAGTTGTCGCTTTAACAGCAGCCATAAAAAAACTTCAGGAATTAGGAATGAGAAAAATATCAACATATGAAGAAGAACTGACTATGTACACACTGGCACAACTTAAAAATATTCCTGAAATAGACTTATATAATTATAAAAGTGCAAAAAAAGTAGCTATTATTCCTTTTAACATTAAAGGTCTATCACATGAAAAAGTCGCTAAAATTTTAGCCGAAGAATACGGTATCGGAATCCGTAACGGCTGTTTTTGTGCCCAACCATATATACAAAAGCTATTAAAGGTATCTGAAAATGATATAATAAAACACATTAAAAATCCCCAAGGAGAACATCCCGGTCTTCTACGTATAAGCTTGGGAATGTATAATGAAAAAGAAGAAGTAGATTATCTACTAAAATCATTAAACGATATTATAAACAAGTTAATTACACCATCTTATTTTTAA
- a CDS encoding EAL domain-containing protein — protein MLGFNNSIKNKIITFILLLSAVITLVLIILSANLSNTFLTDLLNYHGEAVVESYAITAGLWLEERQADVETYASLPLMTELNWGEVGEYLKREQEKNKDLYDVFFLADKQGNFFATDGSNGNIADRSYFNNAIQGQSLISGPLSSRATDNDIIVVVSPIEKNDEVIAVIGATIPLPVLNNYISGFTLDYDNAFSYIADKDGNIIVISNESDKYLTSIVQEKWSNRNRFNGILKSDIENETYLMYYHRLNRISDWYFVAQVSENFISSYIYQATSRLLIIALIGIMIAIILSYFISSNIAKPIIELKEVFDLATKGDLSVRAEVNRNDEIGKAALAFNKMMDTLNQVTYYDSSTGLPNRRNLDNTLSVLCNHAKNNNEKFAVITMNINQYQNIVDTMGYSDGDELLSLISKSLNDLSLSSDIQVFFSGHAEFVILLTENKEEELFKYIRKLFTITNRNWLVNNLKYNVNSTMGIAIYPENGEDETTLVKNSSLALHKAMKDKNDYQFFNQMMNDNLKEKLLLDNDLRKAIEEKQFILYYQAQYDLNANEFLGMEALIRWLHPEYGIISPAKFIPIAEENGLINEIGEMVLKEACSQHVRWRSLGFNPGKMAVNIATSQLMNDNFIDIVKNILNSTNMQASLLELEITERAVVESVSNAANTLDSLRNLGVKIAVDDFGTGYSSLQYLKDFAINNLKIDMSFIRELFEKENNKEIVRAIIAMAHSLNCKVTAEGVERKEQLEFLKVNNCDYAQGYYYAKPLAVDEIEPLLKKERAVI, from the coding sequence ATGCTGGGTTTTAATAATAGTATCAAGAATAAGATTATAACATTTATTTTGCTTCTTAGTGCTGTAATAACATTAGTACTTATTATTCTTTCTGCAAATTTATCGAATACATTTTTAACAGATTTATTAAATTATCATGGAGAAGCGGTGGTAGAGTCATATGCGATCACTGCTGGCTTGTGGTTAGAAGAAAGGCAGGCAGATGTAGAAACATATGCATCTTTGCCTTTAATGACTGAATTAAACTGGGGAGAAGTGGGAGAGTATTTGAAAAGAGAGCAAGAAAAAAATAAGGATTTATATGATGTCTTTTTTCTTGCAGATAAGCAGGGTAATTTTTTTGCTACTGATGGTAGTAATGGTAATATTGCCGATAGATCATACTTTAATAATGCTATACAAGGTCAATCATTAATTAGCGGTCCGTTGTCATCAAGGGCAACAGATAATGATATTATTGTGGTAGTAAGCCCTATAGAGAAAAATGATGAAGTCATAGCAGTAATTGGTGCAACAATACCTTTGCCAGTATTAAATAATTATATAAGTGGATTTACTTTAGATTATGATAATGCCTTTTCTTATATTGCAGACAAAGATGGTAATATTATTGTTATTTCTAATGAATCTGATAAGTATCTTACTTCTATTGTTCAAGAAAAGTGGTCTAATCGGAATAGATTTAACGGAATACTGAAATCTGATATAGAAAATGAAACTTATTTAATGTATTACCATCGTTTAAATAGAATATCAGATTGGTATTTTGTAGCTCAGGTATCTGAAAACTTCATAAGTAGCTATATTTATCAAGCTACAAGTAGATTGCTTATTATTGCTTTAATAGGTATTATGATAGCTATTATTTTAAGTTATTTTATTTCTAGCAATATAGCTAAGCCAATAATTGAATTAAAAGAAGTGTTTGATTTGGCTACTAAAGGTGATTTATCGGTAAGAGCTGAAGTAAATAGAAATGATGAAATAGGCAAGGCTGCATTAGCCTTTAATAAGATGATGGATACGTTAAACCAGGTTACATATTACGATTCATCGACAGGGCTTCCCAATAGAAGAAACTTAGATAATACTCTAAGTGTTTTATGTAATCATGCCAAGAATAATAATGAAAAGTTTGCCGTCATTACAATGAATATTAATCAGTATCAAAATATAGTGGATACAATGGGTTATAGCGATGGTGATGAATTACTTTCTTTGATTTCTAAAAGTCTTAATGATTTGAGCTTGTCTTCAGATATTCAAGTTTTCTTTAGTGGTCATGCAGAGTTTGTAATTTTATTAACAGAAAATAAAGAAGAAGAACTCTTTAAATATATCAGAAAATTGTTTACGATAACAAATAGAAATTGGCTAGTTAACAATTTAAAATACAATGTAAATTCTACTATGGGGATTGCTATTTATCCAGAAAATGGTGAAGATGAAACTACCCTAGTTAAAAATTCTAGTTTGGCTTTGCATAAGGCAATGAAAGATAAAAATGATTATCAATTTTTTAATCAAATGATGAATGATAATTTAAAAGAGAAATTACTATTAGATAATGATTTACGGAAAGCTATAGAAGAAAAGCAGTTTATCTTATATTATCAAGCACAGTATGATTTAAATGCTAATGAATTCTTAGGAATGGAGGCACTTATTAGATGGCTGCATCCTGAATATGGAATTATTTCCCCTGCAAAATTTATTCCCATAGCAGAAGAGAATGGTTTAATTAATGAGATAGGAGAAATGGTATTAAAGGAAGCTTGTTCACAACACGTTCGTTGGCGTAGTTTAGGCTTCAATCCTGGAAAGATGGCAGTTAATATTGCTACATCTCAATTGATGAACGATAATTTTATTGATATTGTGAAAAATATTTTAAACAGTACAAATATGCAAGCTTCTTTATTGGAACTAGAAATTACTGAAAGAGCTGTAGTGGAAAGTGTAAGTAATGCTGCCAATACTTTAGATTCCTTGAGAAACTTAGGAGTTAAAATAGCTGTAGATGATTTTGGTACAGGCTATTCTTCCTTGCAGTATTTAAAAGATTTTGCTATAAATAATTTGAAAATAGATATGAGTTTTATTAGAGAGCTTTTTGAAAAAGAAAATAATAAAGAGATAGTTCGTGCGATTATTGCTATGGCTCATAGTTTAAATTGTAAAGTAACTGCTGAAGGGGTTGAAAGAAAAGAACAACTTGAGTTTTTAAAGGTTAATAATTGTGATTATGCTCAAGGATATTATTATGCAAAACCTTTAGCTGTAGATGAGATTGAGCCTTTATTAAAAAAAGAAAGAGCAGTTATATAG
- the larB gene encoding nickel pincer cofactor biosynthesis protein LarB: MNRENIKEILEKVKGEDLSIEDALNNLHDPGYQDIGIAKIDHDRNKRRGFPEVVLAEGKTPEQVAEIMKVLADNHDNIMATRASEEVYQAVKGVLPDVEYKKLGRVIIREKNPLAREGLILVASAGTSDLPVVEEAVTTASIMGNKVEQLTDAGVAGVHRLLNNVDYLNRARVVIVVAGMDGALPSVVAGLVSKPVIAVPTSVGYGANFNGLAPLLTMLNSCAAGVGVVNIDNGFGAAYLANSINKLK; this comes from the coding sequence ATGAATAGAGAAAATATAAAAGAAATACTAGAAAAAGTTAAGGGAGAAGACTTAAGTATTGAGGATGCTTTAAATAATTTGCATGATCCTGGATATCAGGATATAGGTATCGCTAAGATAGATCATGATCGTAACAAACGTAGGGGTTTTCCAGAAGTAGTATTAGCAGAGGGGAAAACACCAGAACAAGTTGCAGAAATTATGAAGGTACTAGCTGACAATCATGATAATATTATGGCAACTAGGGCTAGTGAAGAGGTGTATCAAGCAGTCAAGGGAGTATTACCTGATGTGGAATATAAAAAACTTGGACGAGTTATTATTCGTGAAAAAAATCCTCTAGCACGAGAGGGTTTGATTTTAGTTGCTTCTGCTGGCACTTCAGATTTACCTGTAGTAGAAGAGGCTGTTACAACTGCCAGTATAATGGGAAATAAGGTTGAACAATTAACCGATGCTGGTGTAGCAGGAGTTCATCGACTTTTGAATAATGTTGATTATCTAAATAGAGCCAGAGTGGTAATAGTTGTAGCAGGAATGGATGGTGCCTTACCAAGTGTTGTTGCTGGGCTTGTTTCAAAGCCTGTTATAGCTGTGCCAACAAGTGTTGGTTATGGTGCAAATTTCAATGGACTTGCTCCCTTACTAACTATGTTAAATAGTTGTGCAGCAGGAGTCGGGGTTGTAAATATAGATAATGGCTTTGGAGCCGCTTATTTAGCTAATTCTATTAATAAGTTAAAATAA
- the larC gene encoding nickel pincer cofactor biosynthesis protein LarC: MDAYFDMFSGISGNMVLGALIDLGLNLEDLNNELDKLGLSDEYRINVKKVIKQGISASYVDVELLDEINKANHTPHPHSNAHKHNHGHEHVHEQEYEDEYEHTHKCVHDHKHEHSHEHSHGRNLSDINKIIDKSSLDIDIKKKSKAIFLRLAEAEAKIHGTTIEEIHFHEVGAVDAIVDIVGSVIGLNILGVENVYASKINTGTGFVNCQHGKMPVPAPATMEILKNVPVYSTGIRNELVTPTGAAIITTLAKGFLERPEMKIESSAYGAGSHDLEIPNLLRINLVQILDKELLGVKKN, from the coding sequence ATGGATGCATACTTTGATATGTTTTCAGGTATTAGTGGAAATATGGTTTTAGGTGCTTTAATAGACCTAGGTCTTAATTTAGAGGATTTAAATAATGAATTGGATAAGCTGGGATTAAGTGATGAATATAGAATAAATGTTAAAAAAGTTATTAAGCAGGGTATCAGTGCAAGTTATGTAGATGTTGAATTATTAGATGAAATCAATAAAGCTAATCATACTCCTCATCCTCATTCTAATGCGCATAAACATAATCATGGTCACGAACACGTGCATGAACAGGAATATGAAGATGAATACGAACATACGCATAAATGTGTTCATGACCATAAGCATGAACATAGTCATGAACATAGTCATGGAAGAAATCTATCTGATATAAATAAGATTATAGATAAGAGTTCTTTAGACATTGATATAAAGAAAAAAAGTAAAGCTATATTTTTGCGACTGGCAGAAGCTGAGGCTAAAATTCATGGTACTACTATAGAGGAGATACATTTCCATGAGGTTGGAGCTGTAGATGCTATTGTTGATATAGTAGGTTCTGTAATAGGCTTGAATATCCTGGGAGTAGAAAACGTCTATGCTTCAAAAATAAATACTGGTACAGGATTTGTAAATTGCCAACATGGGAAGATGCCTGTTCCTGCACCAGCAACTATGGAAATATTGAAGAATGTTCCCGTGTATTCAACAGGTATTAGAAATGAACTAGTTACTCCAACTGGTGCTGCTATAATTACTACATTGGCAAAAGGTTTCCTTGAACGACCTGAAATGAAAATCGAATCCAGTGCTTATGGCGCCGGTAGTCATGATCTAGAAATACCGAATTTGTTACGGATAAATTTAGTTCAAATTCTTGATAAAGAATTGTTAGGAGTAAAAAAAAACTAA
- the larC gene encoding nickel insertion protein, with product MNPEFYEYIMDKLLSAGALDVYLSPIQMKKNRPAQKLNVLIREKDKEVLSTCLEIIYTESSSLGIRVLEGIDRYSLDRKMETVDSPWGEVKVKVAYFEGSIVNIAPEYEDCRKIAEKEGLPLKEVYDKVKLRK from the coding sequence ATGAATCCTGAGTTTTATGAATATATCATGGATAAATTACTATCTGCTGGTGCATTAGATGTTTATTTAAGTCCTATTCAAATGAAAAAAAATAGACCGGCACAAAAATTGAATGTATTGATTAGAGAGAAAGATAAAGAAGTTCTATCTACTTGTTTAGAAATTATTTATACAGAGAGTAGTTCGTTAGGCATAAGGGTTCTTGAAGGTATTGACAGGTATTCTTTAGATAGAAAGATGGAAACAGTGGATAGTCCTTGGGGAGAAGTGAAGGTTAAAGTAGCATACTTTGAAGGAAGCATAGTCAACATAGCACCTGAATATGAAGATTGCAGAAAAATTGCAGAAAAAGAAGGCCTTCCACTTAAAGAAGTTTATGATAAAGTAAAGCTTAGAAAATAA
- a CDS encoding ABC transporter substrate-binding protein yields MGKSKNIVIIVLVVLLSIALIITFALRQSYSEEKLNIAITQILEHPALDAARQGFIDVFEEHGYIEGDNVVYDIQNAQGEIANTNTIAQKFALDRPDLILAISTPSATALANAIEDIPIFITAVTDPVNAGIVESAEKPNTNVTGTTDMNPIKDQLELLLEISPEVSRVGVIYNAGESNSVVQVNVLRQVAQELGLDIVDTSISASTEVLTAAKSLSGRVDAIYVPTDNTVISTIESVVGVAENNNIPLIVGEEHVIERGALATLSINYYRLGRQTAEMALEVLEGESIPQEMAIQSQREYSLILNTDAAEGMGIVFSDELLNRADTIYPSN; encoded by the coding sequence GTGGGGAAGTCCAAAAATATAGTTATAATAGTTTTAGTTGTTTTACTTAGTATAGCATTAATAATTACCTTTGCTTTAAGGCAATCATATTCAGAGGAGAAGTTAAATATTGCAATTACACAAATTTTAGAACATCCTGCATTAGATGCAGCAAGACAGGGTTTTATTGATGTGTTTGAGGAACATGGATATATCGAGGGAGATAATGTAGTATATGATATTCAAAATGCTCAGGGTGAGATAGCAAACACTAATACTATTGCTCAAAAATTTGCTTTAGATAGACCAGATTTAATATTGGCTATATCTACTCCGTCTGCAACAGCTTTAGCCAACGCTATAGAAGATATACCTATCTTCATAACAGCTGTGACTGATCCTGTGAATGCAGGTATAGTAGAAAGTGCTGAAAAGCCTAATACTAATGTTACTGGAACTACTGATATGAATCCTATAAAGGATCAACTTGAATTATTATTAGAGATTTCTCCAGAAGTTAGTAGAGTGGGTGTAATATATAATGCAGGGGAAAGTAATTCTGTAGTTCAAGTTAATGTACTTAGGCAAGTAGCCCAAGAGTTAGGCTTAGATATTGTTGATACTAGTATTTCTGCTTCTACAGAAGTATTAACAGCAGCTAAATCCTTATCTGGACGTGTTGATGCTATTTATGTACCTACAGATAATACAGTTATTTCGACTATTGAATCAGTAGTGGGAGTAGCTGAGAACAATAATATTCCCTTAATTGTTGGAGAAGAGCATGTTATTGAAAGAGGTGCACTGGCAACATTAAGTATTAATTATTACAGGCTGGGTAGACAAACAGCTGAAATGGCTCTAGAAGTTCTTGAAGGTGAATCTATACCTCAGGAAATGGCTATACAAAGTCAAAGGGAGTATAGTTTGATACTTAATACTGATGCAGCCGAAGGTATGGGTATAGTTTTTTCAGATGAGCTTTTAAATAGAGCAGATACTATATATCCAAGTAACTAA
- a CDS encoding ABC transporter permease, translated as MWFLNINFYTSVLQEGLVYGLMALGVYLTFRILDFPDLTVEGSFPMGAAVSARLIVLGQDPFLATFIAFLAGCIAGVMTGFINTKLKIAGLLASILTMTSLYSINLRIMGSPVISLFRQRRVFDLISNFVNSRYTILITFLIIVIIIKFILDYFLHTELGMALRATGDNSIMVEALGVNTDRVKILGLAIANGLAALSGALVAQQVQSADAQMGVGMIVIGLASVIIGEVFVRTSRIPYATLGVIIGSVVYRMAIAVALRLGFNATDLKIVTAAIVILALGAPSIRKFMIQDEFAEHLMEEGETSA; from the coding sequence ATGTGGTTTTTAAATATAAACTTTTATACAAGTGTACTGCAGGAAGGATTAGTATATGGATTAATGGCTTTAGGTGTCTATTTGACATTTAGGATACTGGATTTTCCTGATTTAACGGTTGAAGGTAGTTTCCCTATGGGAGCAGCTGTGAGTGCAAGATTAATAGTATTAGGTCAAGATCCTTTTTTGGCAACTTTTATAGCATTTTTGGCTGGATGTATTGCCGGAGTCATGACAGGATTTATTAATACAAAACTGAAAATAGCTGGTTTATTAGCGAGTATATTAACGATGACCTCTTTGTATTCGATAAATTTAAGAATAATGGGAAGTCCAGTAATATCTCTTTTTAGGCAAAGAAGAGTGTTTGATCTTATAAGCAATTTTGTAAATTCTAGATATACTATTTTAATTACTTTTCTTATTATTGTAATAATTATTAAGTTTATATTAGATTATTTTTTGCACACAGAATTAGGTATGGCTTTAAGAGCAACAGGTGATAACTCTATTATGGTAGAAGCACTTGGTGTAAATACAGATCGTGTTAAAATTTTAGGCCTGGCAATTGCTAATGGATTGGCGGCTCTATCTGGTGCATTAGTAGCTCAACAAGTGCAATCAGCTGATGCCCAGATGGGTGTTGGGATGATAGTTATAGGCCTAGCTTCTGTAATTATTGGAGAGGTTTTTGTAAGAACTAGTAGAATACCATATGCAACATTAGGTGTAATTATAGGATCAGTAGTTTATCGTATGGCAATTGCTGTAGCTTTAAGATTAGGGTTTAATGCGACGGATTTAAAGATAGTTACTGCTGCTATTGTAATTTTAGCCCTTGGTGCACCTTCGATTCGTAAGTTTATGATACAGGATGAATTTGCTGAACACTTAATGGAAGAAGGTGAGACTAGTGCTTAG
- a CDS encoding ABC transporter ATP-binding protein encodes MLRLKNVHKVFNYAKVNENHVLKGIDLTLEQGDFLTIIGSNGAGKSTLLNMIAGTYLPELGHIYINDKDVSKWKTHKRASFVGRVFQDPLMGTASEMTIEENLSLAFKRGKRRGLKLGLNKSRRDEFREILSWIDLGLEDRLSYSVKLLSGGQRQALTLLMATLGEPEVLLLDEHTAALDPKTAEQIIEISNRIVKKNNLTALMVTHDMKQALEMGNRTIMMDDGKIILDIKGKERKNMTVADLVRKFSEKSGHQLTDDRVLLSE; translated from the coding sequence GTGCTTAGACTAAAAAATGTTCATAAAGTATTTAATTATGCTAAGGTAAATGAAAATCATGTTTTGAAGGGAATTGATTTGACTTTAGAACAAGGTGATTTTCTTACTATTATAGGTAGTAATGGTGCAGGAAAATCAACTCTTCTTAATATGATTGCTGGAACTTATTTGCCTGAATTAGGTCATATTTATATAAATGATAAAGATGTTAGTAAATGGAAAACACATAAACGGGCGTCATTTGTTGGCAGGGTTTTTCAGGATCCGTTAATGGGTACTGCATCTGAAATGACAATTGAAGAAAACTTGTCTCTTGCTTTTAAAAGAGGTAAGAGACGGGGATTGAAACTAGGTCTTAATAAAAGTAGGCGTGATGAATTTCGAGAGATTTTAAGTTGGATAGATTTGGGCCTTGAAGATCGATTATCATACTCTGTGAAATTACTATCAGGGGGACAACGACAGGCTTTGACCCTTTTAATGGCTACTCTTGGAGAACCAGAGGTTTTATTGCTAGATGAGCATACAGCCGCTTTAGATCCAAAAACAGCAGAACAAATTATCGAGATTAGTAATAGGATTGTTAAAAAAAATAATCTTACTGCGTTGATGGTTACTCATGATATGAAACAGGCTTTGGAAATGGGTAATAGAACTATAATGATGGATGATGGTAAAATTATTCTTGATATCAAAGGCAAAGAAAGAAAAAATATGACTGTAGCAGATCTAGTAAGGAAGTTTAGTGAGAAGAGTGGACATCAACTAACTGATGATAGAGTTTTATTAAGCGAATAA
- the ansA gene encoding asparaginase produces the protein MIKSKRKKIYIAYTGGTIGMTKDKRGYKPEKGFLKNKLQKMEELKSPEVPEYYLKEYNPLLDSANMEPKNWVEIASDIAKNYDQYDGFVVLHGTDTMAYTSSALAFMLRGLRKPVIISGSQIPLQEVRNDARDNLITAMIIAGNYDIPEVCLYFGGKLIRGCRAVKVSADGLHAFDSPGFPLLGKAGIDININKELFHISSRKELIFTTIEDNAIAALQVFPGISADVLNHILEPPLKGLVLQTYGVGNIPHANQDIIKELKEATQRGVVIVACTQNVSGKVRIEKYQAGSALLDAGVISGYDMSTEAALTKLFYLFSTGLNSSEIQEMMQENICGELSK, from the coding sequence GTGATAAAAAGCAAAAGAAAGAAAATATATATTGCTTATACTGGTGGAACCATAGGAATGACTAAAGACAAAAGGGGATATAAGCCTGAAAAAGGATTCTTGAAAAATAAGTTGCAGAAAATGGAAGAATTGAAAAGCCCTGAAGTACCAGAGTATTATCTAAAAGAATACAATCCATTATTGGATTCTGCTAATATGGAACCAAAGAATTGGGTGGAAATTGCTTCGGATATAGCGAAAAATTATGATCAATATGATGGCTTTGTTGTCTTACATGGCACTGATACAATGGCATATACATCATCTGCACTTGCTTTTATGTTGCGAGGCTTGAGAAAGCCTGTTATTATAAGCGGTTCTCAAATACCTTTACAGGAAGTAAGAAATGATGCTCGTGATAATTTAATTACTGCTATGATTATTGCGGGAAATTATGATATTCCCGAAGTATGTCTTTATTTTGGAGGTAAATTGATAAGAGGCTGTAGAGCTGTGAAAGTTAGTGCAGATGGCCTACATGCCTTTGATTCCCCTGGCTTTCCCTTGCTTGGAAAAGCTGGTATAGATATAAATATCAATAAGGAATTGTTCCATATTTCTAGTAGGAAAGAGCTGATTTTTACTACTATTGAGGATAATGCCATTGCTGCTTTACAAGTATTTCCAGGCATTTCGGCAGATGTATTAAATCATATTTTAGAACCCCCATTAAAAGGATTAGTCTTACAGACATATGGGGTTGGTAATATTCCTCATGCTAATCAGGATATTATTAAGGAGTTGAAAGAAGCTACCCAAAGGGGTGTAGTAATAGTAGCCTGTACTCAAAATGTATCTGGAAAGGTTCGTATTGAAAAGTATCAAGCAGGGTCTGCTTTATTAGATGCTGGTGTTATCAGTGGTTATGATATGTCGACAGAAGCGGCTTTAACAAAGTTATTTTATTTATTTAGTACTGGTCTAAATTCAAGTGAAATACAAGAAATGATGCAGGAAAATATCTGTGGTGAGCTATCTAAATAA